One Scylla paramamosain isolate STU-SP2022 chromosome 5, ASM3559412v1, whole genome shotgun sequence genomic region harbors:
- the LOC135100748 gene encoding uncharacterized protein LOC135100748: MEFKNGVFNAARDGNLRRLKTDGRAPGSRRPPGEAAQHGGRGRHGALLVRIYAKVTSTTAVTHWVAGQPATAQREALGESGMSSRAAHPPSVRHAALAYRGKRLCGVAVGRCSSSSSSRAVMWVRRESGRPGP, encoded by the exons ATGGAGTTTAAGAACGGGGTCTTCAACGCAGCCAGGGACGGTAATCTGCGTAGACTAAAG ACTGATGGGCGTGCACCGGGCAGCAGGCGGCCCCCGGGAGAGGCGGCCCAGCATGGTGGACGTGGCCGCCATGGAGCCCTGTTAGTAAGGATCTATGCCAAGGTCACGTCAACAACAGCTGTTACTCATTGGGTGGCCGGCCAGCCTGCGACAGCTCAGCGGGAAGCTTTGGGCGAGAGCGGCATGTCAAGCAGGGCTGCGCACCCTCCCTCCGTGCGTCACGCCGcg CTGGCGTATCGAGGCAAGCGTCTGTGTGGTGTGGCGGTGGGgcgatgcagcagcagcagcagcagcagggccgTGATGTGGGTCAGGAGAGAGAGTGGCCGGCCCGGGCCGTGA